The following coding sequences lie in one Chthonomonadales bacterium genomic window:
- a CDS encoding RtcB family protein codes for MATPHITRFGTHELATLAQIERAAAHPMAAAAALCADGHRGYAVPIGGVVAYEDSISPSGVGYDIACGNKAVLTDADADDVRARIATIMDDVWRTLSFGIGLNNDERVDHPLFDDPTWTVEPMRSLKAMARGQLGTIGAGNHYVDILLDEMDRVWVGVHFGSRGLGHRTATHFLKAGGAKDGMDVEPLVVPARSALGEDYIACMALAGRYAYAGRDWVCERVARILGARAIEEVHNHHNFAWRERHGGRELWVVRKGATPAFPGQRGFVGGSMGDISVILAGVDSRLSRSALYSTVHGAGRVMSRTEARGKIDYRTRRPKSPGRVSRDMMMRWVRERGVELRGAGTDESPHCYRRFPEVLGFHKDTVRILHTLRPIGVAMAGEDEHDPYRD; via the coding sequence ATGGCCACCCCGCACATCACCCGGTTCGGCACGCACGAGCTGGCCACCCTGGCCCAGATCGAGCGCGCCGCGGCCCATCCGATGGCCGCGGCGGCCGCGCTGTGCGCGGATGGGCACAGGGGGTACGCGGTGCCGATCGGCGGCGTGGTCGCCTATGAGGACTCCATCAGCCCGTCCGGAGTCGGCTACGACATCGCCTGCGGCAACAAGGCCGTCCTCACCGACGCCGATGCCGACGACGTGCGCGCCCGCATCGCGACCATCATGGACGACGTGTGGCGCACCCTCTCGTTCGGCATCGGCCTGAACAACGACGAGCGGGTCGACCACCCGCTGTTCGATGACCCGACCTGGACCGTGGAGCCGATGCGCTCGCTCAAGGCGATGGCGCGCGGACAGCTCGGAACGATCGGAGCGGGCAACCATTACGTCGACATACTGCTGGACGAGATGGACCGCGTGTGGGTAGGCGTGCACTTCGGATCGCGCGGCCTGGGCCACCGAACGGCCACGCACTTTCTGAAGGCTGGCGGCGCAAAGGACGGCATGGACGTGGAGCCGCTCGTGGTCCCGGCGCGCTCGGCGCTTGGCGAGGACTACATCGCCTGCATGGCGCTCGCGGGCCGCTACGCCTATGCCGGACGAGACTGGGTGTGCGAGCGGGTAGCGCGCATTCTGGGCGCGCGGGCGATCGAGGAGGTGCACAACCACCACAACTTCGCCTGGCGCGAGCGGCATGGGGGGCGTGAGCTGTGGGTGGTCCGCAAGGGCGCAACGCCGGCCTTCCCCGGGCAGCGCGGCTTCGTCGGAGGGTCAATGGGAGACATCTCCGTGATCCTGGCAGGCGTGGATTCGCGGCTCTCGCGCTCGGCGCTATACTCCACCGTGCACGGCGCCGGGCGCGTCATGAGCCGGACAGAGGCCCGGGGGAAGATCGACTACCGCACGCGGCGGCCGAAGTCGCCCGGCCGCGTCTCGCGCGACATGATGATGCGGTGGGTGCGCGAGCGCGGCGTGGAGCTCCGGGGCGCGGGGACCGACGAGTCGCCCCACTGCTACCGACGATTCCCGGAGGTGCTGGGCTTTCACAAGGACACCGTGCGGATCCTCCACACGCTGCGCCCGATCGGCGTGGCGATGGCGGGAGAGGATGAGCACGACCCGTACAGAGACTGA